A genomic stretch from Candidatus Omnitrophota bacterium includes:
- a CDS encoding type 1 glutamine amidotransferase — translation MRTILVVKHEKIEGAGTLEEHLIATGRPFRVVEPGETGKLPALDDCKAIVSLGGPMNVYEEERYPFLALEDEFLRGAIEHEIPTLGICLGAQLLVKCMGAKVLKADEIEIGWHPVRLAKEADSDPFFSGLPHLVETFHWHEDMFDIPRNGTSLAYSEICPNQAARIGECAWAIQFHPEMTMRMIEEWCEASPFKVDKNGFLERYRRIEKAYKKHAALLYGNFIRIADERGI, via the coding sequence ATGCGCACAATACTGGTCGTCAAGCATGAGAAGATAGAAGGCGCAGGTACGCTCGAAGAACACTTGATCGCAACAGGCCGTCCTTTCAGGGTCGTCGAACCGGGGGAGACGGGCAAACTTCCCGCTCTCGACGATTGTAAGGCGATCGTATCTCTCGGCGGGCCGATGAACGTCTATGAAGAAGAACGCTATCCGTTTTTGGCCCTCGAGGATGAATTTTTAAGAGGCGCGATCGAGCATGAAATACCGACCCTTGGGATATGCCTTGGCGCGCAGTTGTTGGTCAAATGCATGGGCGCCAAAGTGCTCAAGGCCGATGAAATAGAGATTGGCTGGCATCCGGTGCGCCTCGCTAAAGAGGCAGATTCAGATCCCTTTTTTAGCGGCCTGCCGCATCTGGTCGAAACATTTCACTGGCATGAAGATATGTTCGATATTCCGCGGAATGGAACTTCGCTCGCCTATTCCGAGATATGCCCGAACCAGGCAGCCCGCATAGGTGAATGCGCGTGGGCAATTCAATTCCATCCCGAGATGACAATGCGGATGATCGAAGAATGGTGCGAAGCATCTCCGTTTAAAGTCGATAAGAACGGGTTTCTCGAACGATATAGACGGATAGAAAAGGCCTATAAAAAACACGCGGCGCTGCTGTACGGCAATTTTATTAGGATCGCCGACGAAAGGGGGATATGA
- a CDS encoding glutamate synthase subunit beta: protein MGDPKGFLKVRRQAGIYRPVCERIADYKEVSIPRPEGLSKEQASRCMDCGTPFCHWGCPVGNYIPEWNDLMFRGKWKKAIELLHATNNFPEFTGRICPAMCEYACVLGINDEPVTIRENELSIIENAFKAGLIKANPPKKRTRKAVAVVGSGPAGLAAADQLNKAGHTVTIFEKYDKAGGILRYGIPDFKLAKSLLDRRIGILKKEGIKFLMDTDVGVTFPTSKLIKDFDAICLSLGSRVPRDLKIEGRGLAGIHFAMDYLIRSNKRTSSKEKPSDNSLNAEGKKVLVVGGGDTGADCVGTAHRQGASCVMQIEVLPKPADCRTPDFPWPKYPAILKTSTSHEEGGLRSWAVSTKKFIGDSGQVKKVACAKLDFSEKDTKGCPLMKETPGSGFEIDADLVILAIGFVHPEHRGLLKELGVELDGRGNIKTGPDYMTSLKNVFAAGDTRRGQSLVVWAISEGRRAAHCIDKYLMGSTNLPVI, encoded by the coding sequence ATGGGTGATCCAAAGGGCTTCCTTAAGGTCCGGCGCCAAGCCGGCATATACCGGCCCGTATGCGAGCGCATAGCGGACTATAAAGAGGTCTCCATCCCAAGGCCTGAAGGATTATCAAAAGAGCAGGCATCCCGATGCATGGACTGCGGCACGCCATTCTGCCATTGGGGCTGTCCCGTTGGAAATTATATCCCGGAATGGAACGACTTGATGTTCCGCGGAAAATGGAAAAAAGCCATCGAACTCCTGCACGCGACCAATAACTTTCCCGAGTTCACCGGGCGTATATGTCCGGCGATGTGCGAATATGCCTGCGTGCTCGGCATAAATGATGAACCCGTAACGATACGGGAGAACGAGCTTTCCATTATCGAAAATGCTTTCAAGGCGGGCCTGATAAAAGCGAACCCTCCCAAAAAACGCACTCGAAAAGCAGTGGCCGTCGTAGGCTCAGGCCCGGCAGGGCTTGCCGCCGCCGATCAGTTAAACAAGGCCGGCCATACTGTCACGATATTTGAAAAGTACGATAAGGCGGGGGGTATCCTGCGTTATGGTATACCGGATTTTAAATTAGCTAAATCCCTGCTCGATCGGCGCATCGGCATATTAAAGAAAGAGGGGATAAAATTCCTAATGGATACCGATGTCGGCGTAACGTTTCCGACCTCAAAACTTATTAAGGATTTCGACGCGATATGCCTCTCTCTCGGAAGCCGGGTTCCTCGGGATCTTAAGATAGAGGGGAGGGGACTCGCGGGAATACACTTCGCGATGGATTACCTGATACGGTCCAATAAAAGAACCTCCTCTAAAGAGAAGCCATCTGATAATTCACTGAATGCGGAAGGTAAGAAAGTCCTTGTGGTCGGAGGCGGCGATACCGGCGCGGACTGCGTCGGCACAGCTCACAGGCAGGGTGCTTCATGCGTGATGCAGATAGAGGTCCTGCCCAAACCCGCCGATTGCCGGACGCCGGACTTTCCGTGGCCAAAATATCCTGCGATATTAAAGACCTCGACCAGCCATGAAGAAGGCGGTCTTCGCAGCTGGGCAGTGTCGACCAAAAAGTTTATTGGCGATTCCGGGCAGGTAAAGAAAGTTGCTTGCGCAAAATTAGACTTTTCTGAAAAAGACACTAAAGGCTGTCCGCTGATGAAGGAGACCCCCGGGAGCGGGTTTGAAATAGACGCGGATCTCGTAATACTTGCGATCGGCTTCGTTCATCCGGAGCATCGGGGGCTTCTTAAGGAGCTTGGCGTAGAGTTAGACGGCCGCGGAAATATCAAGACCGGCCCGGATTACATGACATCGCTAAAGAACGTATTCGCGGCCGGGGACACCAGGCGGGGACAGTCGCTCGTAGTCTGGGCCATCTCCGAAGGCCGCAGAGCCGCCCACTGCATCGATAAATATCTCATGGGCTCGACCAATCTGCCGGTAATATAA
- a CDS encoding sigma-70 family RNA polymerase sigma factor, whose amino-acid sequence MYKNFEDMLKRLSPRLRGIAHRLNGRFTFFNDDDLFQEALAHLWVTFANGSLSGKTDSYILQGCYFYLKNYIRTAVDKAAFTSFNEFSENDDTSLENLIPDNSQNIAKDVDERLLRESAGENMDAREREVLELSYDGLTVREIGKRLNISHVMVVKIRSRLKSKIRLLRNNIGYQN is encoded by the coding sequence ATGTATAAAAATTTTGAAGATATGTTAAAGAGGCTGTCGCCGCGCTTACGCGGGATAGCGCACAGGCTTAACGGGCGCTTCACGTTCTTCAATGACGATGACCTATTCCAAGAGGCGCTCGCTCATTTATGGGTAACGTTTGCCAATGGCAGCCTTTCCGGCAAGACGGATAGCTACATACTCCAAGGATGCTACTTTTACCTTAAGAACTATATTCGCACAGCGGTCGATAAGGCGGCCTTTACAAGTTTTAACGAATTTTCGGAAAATGATGACACTTCTCTCGAAAATCTGATACCGGATAATTCGCAAAATATAGCAAAAGATGTCGACGAGAGGCTGTTGAGAGAATCCGCAGGAGAGAATATGGATGCGCGGGAAAGGGAAGTGCTAGAGCTCTCGTATGACGGGCTTACGGTAAGAGAGATCGGCAAACGGCTCAACATCTCTCACGTGATGGTGGTCAAGATCCGTTCCCGGCTTAAGAGTAAAATAAGGCTCTTAAGGAACAATATCGGTTACCAAAATTGA
- a CDS encoding glutamine synthetase III, translating into MAIRQKALFRVKGPELEKVAIPKKVSSYFGENTFNVESMKKYISESTFKAFKRWMTEGVTITIEQANEIADKMKDWAISKGATYYTHWFQPMTGLTAEKHDSFISITSPGVVIEKFSGNKLIQGEPDASSFPSGGIRATFEARGYTAWDPSSPAFIIEAALGKTLCIPTIFISYNGEALDKKLPLLRSDEALSKAAVNLLKLFGHKDVKKVVSTCGPEQEYFLIDKNYYNLRPDLIMTGRTLVGASSPKGQQLEDQYFGAIKERVVNYMFEVAEEAYKLGIPVMTRHNEVAPHQYEFAPVFEESNIATDHNLLLMEIMKKVALRHNLVCLLHEKPFAGINGSGKHLNWSLADDKGNNLLNPGDTPEDNLQFLAVLVAVLRAVYLHADLLRASVALAGNEHRLGANEAPPAIISVYLGDQLNAILNMIEKGSKNKVSKRDIIDLGVARLPRFNKDTTDRNRTSPFAFTGAKFEFRAVGSSQNISTPATMVNTIIADSLDYVAEEIRKASSGKDFNTAALRVIAKIAKETKDIRFEGNNYAEEWLKEAKKRGLPNVASTCEALKALADKKNIALFEKYKVFSAEEIIARYHIWVHTYDTMIEIEANTLNEMVNSTVVPASMEYEEMLADNLLKVVRLKKDAALKVDEAALKDQKEHLAEVVAKIYYVRRNTAALVKLLEKANTIGHEKKAKLYFNELKPLMEHIRKHVDDLERVVPDEHWDLPKYREMLFIK; encoded by the coding sequence ATGGCAATCAGACAGAAAGCATTATTCAGAGTAAAAGGTCCTGAGCTCGAAAAGGTAGCGATTCCTAAGAAGGTATCCTCGTATTTCGGAGAGAACACTTTCAATGTGGAGTCCATGAAGAAATATATCTCCGAAAGCACGTTCAAGGCGTTTAAACGCTGGATGACGGAAGGCGTAACGATAACGATCGAGCAGGCGAACGAGATCGCCGATAAGATGAAAGACTGGGCGATCTCTAAAGGCGCAACCTACTACACGCATTGGTTCCAGCCGATGACCGGGCTCACGGCGGAAAAGCACGACAGCTTCATATCGATAACCTCACCGGGGGTGGTGATAGAGAAGTTCTCCGGTAATAAACTTATCCAGGGCGAGCCGGACGCAAGTTCCTTCCCATCAGGCGGTATCCGCGCCACATTTGAGGCCCGCGGATATACGGCATGGGACCCTTCGAGCCCGGCATTCATCATAGAAGCAGCTCTCGGCAAGACTCTCTGCATACCGACCATCTTCATCTCCTATAATGGCGAAGCCCTTGACAAAAAATTGCCGCTTCTGCGTTCGGATGAAGCGCTCAGTAAAGCCGCCGTAAATTTATTGAAGCTTTTCGGGCACAAGGACGTGAAAAAGGTGGTATCTACCTGCGGGCCGGAGCAGGAATATTTTCTGATCGATAAGAATTACTATAACCTGAGGCCGGACCTTATAATGACCGGACGCACGCTCGTTGGAGCGTCGTCTCCGAAAGGGCAGCAGCTGGAAGACCAGTATTTCGGCGCTATCAAAGAACGCGTGGTGAACTACATGTTTGAAGTGGCTGAAGAGGCCTACAAGCTCGGCATACCTGTGATGACCAGGCACAATGAGGTAGCGCCGCATCAATATGAGTTCGCGCCTGTATTCGAGGAATCGAATATAGCAACGGACCACAACCTGCTCTTGATGGAGATCATGAAGAAAGTGGCATTACGGCATAATCTGGTATGTCTCTTGCATGAAAAACCGTTCGCGGGGATCAATGGCAGCGGCAAACACTTGAATTGGTCGCTTGCCGATGATAAGGGTAATAACCTTCTCAACCCAGGTGACACGCCGGAAGACAATCTGCAGTTTCTGGCGGTGCTGGTGGCGGTATTGCGGGCGGTATATCTACACGCGGATCTCTTAAGGGCAAGCGTCGCCCTTGCGGGTAACGAGCACAGGTTAGGCGCGAACGAAGCGCCCCCGGCGATCATAAGCGTATATCTCGGTGACCAGCTGAACGCCATTCTCAATATGATAGAGAAGGGCTCGAAGAATAAGGTCTCAAAAAGGGACATCATAGATCTGGGCGTGGCAAGGCTGCCCAGATTCAATAAGGATACGACCGACAGAAACCGCACTTCGCCCTTCGCGTTTACCGGGGCAAAATTCGAGTTTAGGGCTGTCGGGTCGTCCCAGAACATATCTACGCCGGCTACGATGGTGAATACTATTATTGCCGATTCGCTTGATTACGTAGCTGAGGAGATAAGAAAAGCTTCGAGCGGCAAAGATTTCAATACAGCGGCCTTGCGCGTGATCGCCAAAATAGCTAAAGAGACCAAAGATATCCGTTTCGAGGGAAACAATTATGCCGAGGAATGGCTGAAGGAGGCCAAGAAAAGAGGCCTCCCCAATGTCGCTTCGACATGCGAAGCCCTGAAGGCGCTCGCGGATAAAAAGAATATCGCCTTATTCGAGAAATACAAAGTCTTCTCGGCCGAAGAGATAATCGCGCGCTACCATATATGGGTGCATACCTATGATACGATGATCGAGATCGAGGCAAACACCCTGAATGAGATGGTGAATTCAACCGTTGTTCCTGCCAGTATGGAATACGAAGAGATGCTGGCGGACAATCTATTAAAGGTAGTTCGATTGAAGAAAGATGCCGCTCTAAAGGTAGACGAAGCGGCACTTAAAGACCAGAAAGAGCATCTGGCGGAGGTCGTAGCTAAGATATACTATGTACGGCGCAATACCGCCGCGCTGGTAAAACTGCTCGAAAAGGCAAACACGATAGGCCATGAGAAAAAGGCCAAGCTTTATTTCAATGAGCTGAAGCCTTTGATGGAGCACATACGAAAGCATGTCGACGATCTGGAGAGGGTAGTGCCGGACGAGCACTGGGATCTGCCGAAATACAGAGAGATGCTTTTTATTAAGTAG
- the gltB gene encoding glutamate synthase large subunit: MQYKHLPPAQGLYDPRFEHDACGVGFVCNIKGKSSNTIVKQGLEVLNRLAHRGATGADPKTGDGAGILIQIPHEFFKKSCLACNIELPSRGSYGTGLVFLPTDKAAGTFCKELFRKVIKEEGQTLLGWRKVPVDNSDIGHTAKETEPGIEQVFIAKNEKIKDILEFERKLYIIRKRVENSVRSSAIAQRSFFYITNLSSRTFSYKGLLMPNQVENFFPDLKSPLVKSAICLVHSRYSTNTFPTWDLSQPFRFLAHNGEINTLRGNINWMKAREKLLESELFGKDIKKLYPVIVPGGSDSATIDNVFELLVLSGRSLPHAMMMLIPSAWEGNALMSRSHVDFYKYHSCLMEPWDGPAAMAFTDGTSIGALLDRNGLRPARYIVTKKEIVVMASEVGVLDIAPADILISGRLEPGKILFIDTEKGRIVNDGEIKEEMAGRKPYGKWLKSNLVELADVTNIKKPKRYKEPLLKTLKAFGYTRDDMKFILKPMSEEGKEPVGSMGNDTPHAILSNKPQLLFTYFKQLFAQVTNPAIDPIREECVMSLESFIGPQRNILSETPEHCHKLHIKEPILTDEGLEKIRNIRQNGFRTKTIPLLFNPSNEKNFVKTIDKVCKEAESAIKNGYSFIILSDRGVDKDNAALPSLLAAGAVHHHLVRKFLRTQIGIIIESGEPREVHHFALLFGYGADCVNPYLSYEAIRNMAQNSEITINAKKALKNYRKALYHGILKVLSKMGISTLQSYRGSQIFEAIGLNNEIIDKCFSGTVSRIGGAGFGEIARETLLKHGEAYPAFIVNAPYLSPGGAYQWKRDGEFHLWNPDTIAALQDATRKNDYKKYSEFAALVNNQSGNPTTLRSLLKFKYSGKPIPIEEVEPAEVIFKRFATGAMSFGSISKAAHETLAIAMNRIGGKSNTGEGGEDPARFIPLPNGDSTRSAIKQVASGRFGVTTNYLVNADELQIKIAQGAKPGEGGQLPGHKVSAIIARTRYTTPGVTLISPPPHHDIYSIEDLAQLIFDLKNVNPRARISVKLVSEVGVGTVAAGVAKGHADMILISGGDGGTGASPLGSIKHAGAPWELGLSETHQTLVLNDLRSRVRLQTDGQMRTGRDVAIAALLGAEEYGFCTAALIISGCVMLRHCHLNNCSVGVATQDEILERKFQGRPEYVINFFHFVAGELREIMASLGIRTIDEMIGRTDLLEVNNDILPPKAKNIDFSKILFKPDSPERVSTHCTIKQDHGIDKILDLELNDMLEDAIKKGTKARIEMNIKNINRTTGAALSGRLCGIHGEQGLPEDTLRCKFKGTAGQSFGAWLASGITFELEGMANDYVGKGISGGKIIIYPDRNTDYVPEENIIIGNTAFYGAITGEAYIRGVAGERFCIRNSGLLTVVEGLGDHGCEYMTGGKVVVLGRTGRNFGAGMSGGMAYVYDIDGDFKNKCNMEMVVLEKINKEDEIALKGLLANHYRYSKSTLAKGILENFKSASRHFVKVMPMEYKRILNASRVEAKTDLSEASDG, from the coding sequence ATGCAGTATAAACATTTACCACCCGCGCAAGGATTGTACGATCCGCGTTTCGAGCATGATGCGTGCGGGGTGGGATTTGTCTGTAATATTAAAGGCAAGTCGTCAAATACGATAGTGAAGCAAGGACTCGAGGTCTTAAACCGCCTCGCTCATCGAGGCGCAACGGGGGCGGACCCCAAGACAGGCGACGGCGCCGGGATATTGATCCAGATCCCTCATGAATTCTTCAAGAAGTCCTGCCTAGCTTGCAATATAGAACTGCCGTCAAGAGGCAGTTACGGCACAGGGCTCGTATTCCTTCCTACGGATAAGGCCGCAGGCACATTCTGTAAAGAGCTTTTCAGAAAAGTTATCAAGGAAGAGGGCCAGACACTGCTTGGCTGGAGAAAGGTGCCCGTAGATAATTCCGATATCGGGCATACGGCAAAAGAGACGGAACCCGGGATCGAGCAGGTATTTATTGCGAAAAATGAAAAGATCAAAGACATCCTCGAGTTTGAACGCAAGCTTTATATTATAAGAAAAAGGGTCGAGAATTCTGTGCGTTCTTCGGCCATCGCGCAGAGATCTTTTTTCTATATCACAAATCTATCGTCCAGAACATTTTCTTATAAAGGGCTGTTAATGCCCAACCAGGTTGAAAATTTTTTTCCGGACTTGAAAAGCCCGCTCGTTAAGAGCGCCATCTGCCTCGTCCATTCCCGATACAGCACCAACACTTTCCCGACATGGGACCTGTCGCAGCCATTCAGGTTCCTCGCCCACAACGGAGAGATCAATACGCTGCGCGGCAATATAAACTGGATGAAGGCGAGAGAGAAACTGCTGGAAAGCGAGCTATTCGGTAAAGACATAAAGAAGCTATATCCCGTAATAGTCCCCGGTGGCAGCGACTCAGCTACAATCGATAATGTCTTTGAGCTGCTGGTACTCTCCGGGAGATCTCTTCCTCACGCGATGATGATGCTGATCCCGAGCGCATGGGAAGGGAATGCCCTTATGAGCAGGAGCCATGTCGATTTCTATAAATATCATTCCTGCCTGATGGAGCCGTGGGATGGCCCGGCCGCAATGGCCTTCACCGATGGAACGAGCATCGGCGCGCTCCTAGACAGGAACGGGCTGAGGCCTGCGCGGTATATAGTCACCAAGAAAGAGATCGTCGTGATGGCATCGGAGGTCGGTGTCCTAGATATAGCTCCTGCGGACATTCTTATCTCCGGCAGGTTGGAACCCGGCAAGATACTCTTCATTGATACCGAAAAAGGGAGGATCGTCAATGACGGGGAAATTAAGGAAGAGATGGCCGGGAGGAAACCTTACGGGAAATGGCTTAAATCAAATCTCGTGGAACTTGCCGACGTTACAAACATTAAAAAACCGAAGAGATATAAAGAACCCCTTCTTAAAACGCTAAAGGCCTTCGGCTATACGCGAGATGATATGAAATTTATTTTAAAACCGATGTCTGAGGAAGGAAAGGAGCCCGTCGGCTCAATGGGGAATGACACACCTCACGCTATTCTTTCCAATAAACCCCAGCTTCTCTTCACTTATTTTAAACAACTCTTCGCGCAGGTAACGAACCCCGCGATAGATCCGATAAGAGAAGAATGCGTGATGAGTCTGGAAAGCTTTATCGGCCCTCAGAGAAATATCCTGAGCGAAACGCCGGAACATTGCCATAAGCTTCATATCAAAGAACCGATATTGACGGATGAGGGCCTTGAGAAGATCCGCAATATCAGGCAGAACGGTTTCCGCACGAAGACGATACCGCTTCTATTTAACCCTTCGAACGAAAAGAATTTTGTCAAAACTATCGATAAGGTATGCAAAGAAGCTGAAAGCGCCATAAAGAACGGATACAGCTTTATTATCCTGAGCGACAGAGGGGTCGATAAAGATAATGCGGCGCTGCCTTCATTATTGGCCGCCGGGGCGGTGCATCACCATTTAGTGAGAAAATTCCTCAGGACTCAAATAGGCATTATCATAGAAAGCGGTGAACCAAGAGAGGTGCACCATTTCGCGCTTCTATTCGGCTACGGAGCGGACTGCGTAAACCCATACCTGTCATATGAGGCCATAAGGAACATGGCGCAGAACTCAGAGATAACTATAAACGCCAAGAAAGCCTTGAAAAATTACCGTAAGGCGCTGTATCACGGCATACTCAAGGTGCTTTCGAAGATGGGCATCTCGACACTGCAGAGCTATAGAGGCTCCCAGATATTCGAAGCGATTGGGTTAAATAATGAAATAATCGATAAATGCTTCTCAGGAACTGTTTCGCGTATAGGCGGCGCCGGTTTCGGTGAAATCGCCAGAGAGACGCTTCTGAAGCACGGAGAGGCGTATCCTGCGTTCATTGTTAATGCTCCATATCTTAGCCCCGGAGGCGCATACCAGTGGAAGAGGGACGGTGAATTCCATCTGTGGAACCCGGATACGATCGCGGCCTTGCAGGACGCGACTAGAAAAAACGATTATAAAAAATACAGCGAATTCGCCGCTCTGGTAAATAACCAATCGGGCAATCCGACGACATTGAGAAGCCTTCTTAAATTTAAATATTCCGGCAAACCTATTCCAATCGAAGAGGTCGAGCCCGCTGAGGTTATATTCAAGCGATTCGCGACCGGCGCAATGAGTTTCGGATCGATCTCAAAAGCGGCGCACGAGACCCTCGCCATCGCGATGAACAGGATAGGCGGAAAGTCGAATACCGGTGAAGGCGGAGAGGATCCGGCACGGTTTATTCCACTGCCAAACGGCGACTCTACCAGAAGCGCAATAAAGCAGGTCGCTTCCGGCAGGTTCGGGGTCACTACTAATTACCTGGTCAACGCGGACGAGCTTCAGATAAAGATAGCACAGGGCGCCAAGCCCGGCGAAGGCGGGCAATTGCCAGGACATAAGGTGAGCGCGATTATCGCCCGTACACGGTACACGACGCCGGGCGTGACGTTGATATCGCCGCCGCCGCACCACGACATCTATTCCATTGAAGACCTGGCGCAATTGATCTTCGACTTAAAGAACGTGAATCCGCGCGCCCGCATAAGCGTTAAACTGGTTTCAGAAGTGGGTGTAGGTACCGTAGCTGCCGGCGTCGCAAAAGGCCATGCCGATATGATACTCATCTCCGGAGGCGACGGCGGAACAGGCGCGTCGCCTTTAGGCTCCATAAAACATGCAGGCGCGCCATGGGAGCTCGGCCTGTCAGAAACACACCAGACGCTTGTGCTCAACGACCTCCGGAGCCGCGTGAGACTGCAGACGGATGGACAGATGAGAACAGGGAGGGACGTAGCTATCGCGGCGCTCTTAGGCGCGGAGGAATACGGATTCTGCACCGCCGCATTGATAATATCCGGATGTGTAATGCTGAGACACTGCCACCTGAATAACTGTTCGGTCGGAGTGGCGACGCAGGACGAGATACTGGAAAGAAAGTTTCAGGGCCGCCCTGAATATGTGATCAATTTCTTCCATTTCGTCGCGGGCGAATTACGCGAAATAATGGCGTCCCTCGGCATCAGGACAATCGATGAAATGATAGGCCGGACAGATCTCCTGGAAGTCAATAATGATATCCTGCCGCCTAAGGCAAAAAACATAGACTTTTCCAAAATATTATTCAAGCCTGACTCACCGGAAAGAGTATCGACCCATTGCACAATAAAGCAGGACCATGGAATCGATAAAATTCTCGATCTAGAGCTGAACGATATGCTGGAAGACGCTATTAAAAAAGGCACGAAGGCCAGGATAGAAATGAATATTAAAAATATAAACAGGACCACAGGGGCGGCCTTGAGCGGCAGGCTCTGCGGAATCCACGGTGAGCAGGGCCTGCCGGAAGATACCCTTCGCTGTAAATTTAAAGGCACGGCGGGCCAAAGCTTTGGAGCATGGCTGGCCTCAGGCATCACCTTCGAGCTTGAAGGCATGGCAAACGACTATGTGGGTAAGGGGATCTCGGGCGGCAAAATAATTATTTATCCGGACAGGAACACCGATTACGTACCGGAAGAAAATATCATAATAGGGAATACCGCTTTCTATGGAGCGATAACCGGCGAGGCCTATATCAGGGGAGTCGCGGGCGAGAGGTTCTGTATACGAAACTCGGGCCTATTGACGGTAGTAGAAGGCCTGGGCGATCACGGCTGCGAATATATGACGGGCGGTAAGGTGGTCGTGCTCGGCAGGACCGGCCGCAATTTCGGCGCGGGCATGTCGGGAGGCATGGCCTACGTATATGATATCGATGGGGATTTTAAAAATAAATGCAACATGGAAATGGTCGTCCTGGAAAAGATCAATAAGGAGGATGAGATAGCCTTAAAGGGACTCCTGGCCAATCATTATAGATACTCAAAGAGCACGCTGGCGAAGGGGATACTTGAAAACTTCAAATCAGCCAGCCGCCATTTCGTGAAAGTAATGCCGATGGAATACAAACGCATCCTGAACGCTTCCAGGGTAGAGGCGAAGACTGATCTCTCGGAGGCATCCGATGGGTGA